Below is a window of Longimicrobium terrae DNA.
GGCGCGCCTATCTTTCGCGCGCCCTTTGTGTTTCCCGCATCCCGTGGTTCGCGCCTGATGGTTCCCGAGTCCAAGCGTCAGCACCTTCAATCCCTGCTCCGCGACTGCGGCTCCGTTGTCGTGGGCTACAGCGGCGGGGTGGATTCCGTCTTTCTGGCCCGCGTCGCCGTGCAGGTGCTGGGGCCCGAACGCGTGCTCGCGGTGACGGGAAAGAGCGACAGCATCGCCTCGTGGATGGAAGACACGGCGCGCGGCGTCGCGGAGGAATTCGGCATTCCGTGGCTGGAACTGGAAACGCGGGAAATGGATGACCCGCGCTACGCGGCCAATCCCAGCAACCGCTGCTACTTCTGCAAGTCGGAGCTGTGGGGCCGCCTTTCCGCCCTGGCGCGGGAGCGCGGATACAATACCGTGCTGGACGGCGCCAACGCGGACGACGTGGGCGACCACCGCCCGGGCGCCGTGGCCGCGACGGAAAACGACGTGCGCTCGCCGCTGCTGGAAGCCGGGCTCACCAAGGCGGAGATCCGCGCCTGGTCGCACGAGCTGGGGCTCCCCACGTGGGACCAGCCCGCCGCGCCCTGCCTGGCCTCGCGCATCCCCTACGGCCTGTCGGTCACGCCGGAGCGGCTGAAGCAGATCGAGCGCGCGGAACTGGGGCTGCGGGCCCTCGGCTTCCGCGACTTCCGCGTCCGCCATCACGGCTCCGTCGCGCGGC
It encodes the following:
- the larE gene encoding ATP-dependent sacrificial sulfur transferase LarE yields the protein MVPESKRQHLQSLLRDCGSVVVGYSGGVDSVFLARVAVQVLGPERVLAVTGKSDSIASWMEDTARGVAEEFGIPWLELETREMDDPRYAANPSNRCYFCKSELWGRLSALARERGYNTVLDGANADDVGDHRPGAVAATENDVRSPLLEAGLTKAEIRAWSHELGLPTWDQPAAPCLASRIPYGLSVTPERLKQIERAELGLRALGFRDFRVRHHGSVARLEVHPDELHRVTAHRAEMLRAVRSAGFGRVLIDLQGYRRGALNEGLAGVQLVQLGAAL